In Nocardia asteroides, a single genomic region encodes these proteins:
- the proS gene encoding proline--tRNA ligase, producing the protein MARDERGVTAQSVDFAAWYNEVVFKAALVDRGPARGTMVIRPYGYRLWERLQEELDRRIKDTGHENAYFPLFIPESFLAREAEHVDGFAPELAVVTHAGGKELEERLVVRPTSETIVGEMMAKWITSHRDLPLLLNQWSNVVRWELRPRMFLRTTEFLWQEGHTAHVDEADARRETLLAFGLYQEVARDLAAMPVIAGEKTAGERFAGAVATYTIEGMMRDGRALQAGTSHYMGTNFASAFGIRYTGDAGREELCHTTSWGMSTRMIGGIVMTHGDDRGLVLPPRLAPYQVVVVPITRGGDTAVEQAADELAVRLRAAGIRTHVDARPQLSPGFKYNEWELRGVPIRLELGPRDLASGSAVLVERLGDRGKRAVPLDALPAVLPGVLDEFQEFLLARATAFRDEHTHVAGGWADFTAAVGTGWALALHCGTSACEDEIKALTAATPRCIPLDGEPASGVCVRCGAPSAYGKRVIFGRAY; encoded by the coding sequence ATGGCACGGGATGAGCGTGGTGTGACCGCACAGAGTGTGGACTTCGCGGCCTGGTACAACGAGGTGGTCTTCAAGGCCGCACTCGTCGACCGCGGCCCGGCTCGGGGCACCATGGTCATCCGACCGTACGGCTACCGCCTCTGGGAGCGGCTCCAGGAGGAGCTGGACCGCCGGATCAAGGACACCGGCCACGAGAACGCCTACTTCCCGCTGTTCATCCCGGAGAGCTTCCTCGCCCGCGAGGCCGAGCACGTCGACGGCTTCGCGCCGGAGCTTGCGGTGGTCACGCACGCGGGCGGCAAGGAGCTGGAGGAGCGGCTGGTGGTCCGGCCGACCTCGGAGACCATCGTCGGCGAGATGATGGCCAAGTGGATCACCTCGCACCGCGATCTGCCGCTGCTGCTGAACCAGTGGTCGAACGTGGTGCGCTGGGAGCTGCGGCCCCGGATGTTCCTGCGCACCACGGAGTTCCTCTGGCAGGAGGGGCACACCGCGCACGTCGACGAGGCCGACGCCAGGCGCGAGACGCTGCTCGCCTTCGGGCTGTATCAGGAGGTGGCGCGCGATCTCGCCGCCATGCCGGTGATCGCGGGCGAGAAGACCGCGGGTGAGCGCTTCGCGGGCGCGGTGGCCACCTACACCATCGAGGGCATGATGCGCGACGGCCGCGCACTGCAGGCGGGCACCTCGCACTACATGGGCACCAACTTCGCCTCGGCCTTCGGCATCCGCTACACCGGCGACGCGGGCCGGGAAGAGCTGTGCCACACCACCTCCTGGGGCATGAGCACCCGGATGATCGGCGGCATCGTGATGACGCACGGCGACGACAGGGGGTTGGTGCTTCCGCCCCGGCTGGCGCCGTACCAGGTGGTCGTCGTGCCGATCACGCGCGGCGGCGACACCGCCGTCGAGCAGGCGGCCGATGAACTGGCGGTCCGGCTGCGGGCCGCGGGCATCCGCACCCACGTGGACGCGCGGCCGCAGCTCAGCCCCGGTTTCAAGTACAACGAGTGGGAGCTGCGCGGCGTCCCGATCCGGCTGGAGCTCGGCCCGCGCGATCTGGCATCGGGCAGCGCCGTGCTGGTGGAGCGGCTCGGCGACCGGGGCAAGCGCGCGGTGCCGCTCGACGCGCTGCCCGCGGTGCTGCCCGGCGTGCTGGACGAGTTCCAGGAGTTCCTGCTGGCGCGGGCCACCGCCTTCCGGGACGAGCACACCCACGTGGCGGGCGGCTGGGCCGATTTCACCGCGGCGGTCGGCACCGGCTGGGCGCTCGCGCTGCACTGCGGCACGTCCGCCTGCGAGGACGAGATCAAGGCGCTGACCGCCGCGACCCCGCGCTGTATCCCGCTCGACGGCGAGCCCGCGAGCGGGGTCTGCGTGCGCTGCGGGGCGCCGTCGGCGTACGGCAAACGGGTGATCTTCGGCCGCGCGTACTGA
- a CDS encoding SWIM zinc finger family protein, with amino-acid sequence MSTITGGSRVGTTPWSEEQVAAAAPDQSSLAAARKLAGRLGDTVAQGSALAGTCAGSGRTPYRVVVDLAGPAFRCSCPSRKFPCKHALALLLAWSAGAVPAGGELPPFAAEWLAGRAARATAAPARPADPEGTEQRRARVAAGLAELEVWLADQVRTGLARADRVRGFEAIAARMVDAQAPAVASALRRLPAVAAGRSDWPRLVLREYARLHLLATAHRGLAELPEPLAAAVRAHIGYPMAAELVRSGPAVRDDWMVLGTRSFEEERLHTRRTWLRGRHSGRWAMLVEHNFGGRVLASAAPRLGAMADASLHYYPGAGNLRVQWGARHGADTPVTSLPLPDGAGRIDAALRAHAAALADDPWLRAQPVLLTEVVPVPGETGWWLAEPDGAALPIAPGEQPWRLLAISGGHPVAVVGDLTAEGLVPVAVFAAGELHRAEEPLGPAVPSPEPPQPAPETAELVSVALLGTAQRRLDAGRLPAPVAGAVGRIDDPAAALLAAAALQDLLDRGGVRAGSAALPVPAADDERPLLPRAAAERLAKLLGSRSPFLPEWFAAAAPHGFRAPDALGVQLLEYARTLPEYRGPLLRLAGPRGRWLAAAHPAWNDFRTSSAEVAEVWAYGKPAARRNLLRELRRDDPVRARELLASTWATESGAQAAELLAVLGDGLDPADEGLLETALAGRRGDVRRTAAALLARLPGSAFTERMRQRAELWLPVRGGARLEPALPAELPPDAERDGLAESGAEFGYRWSGGPDDTAALLRRLVAATPLAHWEKAFGSPVLAVATVLDDRLRRPLFDGWMDAALAAGDGTWAAALFDAGVPTDQALLRRRELFALLPAPERVTRLLRLDGAWLSELEALLPAIEHPWPEQVAHHVLLLLHERARTAARRPGASGAMPTAHRSLLAVAAAHLPPDAAPVVAATAHRCTDAAWGDAFQRLARDLTIRSTMLEELQ; translated from the coding sequence ATGAGCACGATCACGGGAGGCAGCCGCGTGGGCACGACGCCCTGGAGCGAGGAGCAGGTCGCCGCGGCGGCGCCGGACCAGAGCTCGCTCGCCGCCGCGCGGAAGCTGGCAGGCAGGCTCGGCGACACCGTCGCGCAGGGCAGCGCGCTGGCAGGCACCTGCGCGGGGAGCGGGCGCACGCCGTACCGGGTCGTCGTCGATCTCGCCGGTCCGGCCTTCCGCTGCTCCTGCCCCAGCCGCAAGTTCCCCTGCAAGCACGCGCTGGCGCTGCTGCTGGCCTGGTCCGCCGGTGCGGTCCCGGCCGGCGGCGAGCTGCCGCCCTTCGCGGCCGAGTGGCTGGCAGGTCGCGCCGCGCGGGCGACGGCGGCGCCCGCGCGCCCGGCCGATCCGGAGGGCACCGAGCAGCGCCGCGCGCGGGTGGCCGCCGGGCTGGCCGAGCTGGAGGTCTGGCTCGCCGACCAGGTGCGCACCGGGCTGGCCAGGGCCGATCGGGTGCGCGGCTTCGAGGCCATCGCGGCCCGCATGGTGGACGCGCAGGCGCCCGCGGTGGCGTCCGCGCTGCGCAGGCTGCCCGCCGTCGCCGCAGGCCGCTCGGACTGGCCCCGGCTGGTGCTGCGTGAGTACGCCCGGCTGCACCTGCTCGCCACCGCGCACCGCGGGCTCGCGGAGCTGCCCGAGCCGCTCGCCGCGGCGGTCAGGGCGCACATCGGCTACCCGATGGCCGCCGAGCTGGTGCGCTCCGGCCCCGCGGTGCGCGACGACTGGATGGTGCTCGGCACCCGCTCGTTCGAGGAGGAGCGGCTGCACACCCGGCGAACCTGGTTGCGCGGCAGGCACTCCGGGCGCTGGGCCATGCTGGTCGAGCACAACTTCGGCGGCCGGGTACTCGCGAGCGCGGCGCCGCGGCTCGGCGCCATGGCCGACGCGAGCCTGCACTACTACCCCGGCGCGGGAAACCTCAGGGTGCAGTGGGGCGCCAGGCACGGCGCCGACACCCCGGTCACCTCGCTGCCGCTGCCCGACGGCGCAGGCCGGATCGACGCGGCGCTGCGCGCGCACGCGGCGGCGCTGGCCGACGACCCGTGGCTGCGGGCACAGCCCGTGCTGCTCACCGAGGTGGTCCCGGTGCCGGGGGAGACCGGCTGGTGGCTGGCCGAGCCGGACGGCGCCGCGCTGCCGATCGCGCCGGGCGAGCAGCCGTGGCGGCTGCTCGCGATCTCCGGCGGGCACCCGGTCGCCGTGGTCGGCGACTTGACCGCGGAGGGGCTGGTCCCGGTCGCGGTCTTCGCGGCGGGCGAGCTGCACCGGGCCGAGGAGCCGCTCGGCCCGGCGGTGCCGTCGCCGGAGCCGCCGCAGCCGGCGCCGGAGACGGCCGAGCTGGTCTCGGTGGCGCTGCTCGGCACCGCCCAGCGCAGGCTCGACGCCGGGCGGCTGCCCGCCCCGGTGGCCGGTGCTGTCGGGCGGATCGATGATCCGGCCGCCGCGCTGCTCGCGGCGGCCGCGCTGCAGGACCTGCTCGACCGCGGCGGCGTAAGGGCGGGGAGTGCCGCGCTGCCGGTACCGGCCGCGGATGACGAGCGCCCGCTGCTCCCCCGCGCGGCCGCGGAGCGGCTGGCGAAGCTGCTCGGGAGCCGCTCCCCCTTCCTGCCGGAGTGGTTCGCGGCGGCGGCGCCGCACGGCTTCCGCGCGCCGGACGCGCTCGGGGTCCAGCTGCTCGAGTACGCCCGCACGCTGCCCGAGTACCGCGGCCCGCTGCTCCGGCTGGCCGGGCCGCGCGGCCGCTGGCTGGCGGCGGCGCACCCGGCCTGGAACGACTTCCGCACCTCGTCGGCCGAGGTCGCCGAGGTCTGGGCCTACGGGAAGCCGGCGGCGCGGCGGAACCTGCTGCGCGAGCTGCGCCGGGACGACCCGGTGCGGGCGCGCGAGCTGCTCGCGAGCACCTGGGCCACCGAGTCGGGGGCGCAGGCCGCCGAGCTGCTCGCGGTGCTCGGCGACGGGCTCGACCCGGCCGACGAGGGGCTGCTGGAGACGGCGCTGGCCGGGCGCCGCGGTGACGTCCGGCGAACCGCCGCCGCCCTGCTGGCCCGGCTGCCCGGCTCGGCCTTCACCGAGCGCATGCGGCAGCGTGCCGAGCTGTGGCTGCCGGTCCGCGGCGGCGCGCGGCTGGAACCGGCGCTGCCGGCGGAGCTCCCGCCGGACGCCGAGCGGGACGGCCTCGCCGAGAGCGGCGCCGAGTTCGGCTACCGCTGGTCAGGCGGCCCGGACGACACCGCCGCGCTGCTGCGCAGGCTGGTCGCGGCCACCCCGCTCGCACACTGGGAGAAGGCGTTCGGCTCGCCGGTGCTGGCCGTCGCCACCGTGCTGGACGACCGGCTCCGCAGGCCGCTCTTCGACGGCTGGATGGACGCCGCGCTCGCCGCGGGCGACGGCACGTGGGCCGCGGCGCTCTTCGACGCCGGGGTGCCGACCGACCAGGCGCTGCTGCGCAGGCGCGAACTCTTCGCGCTGCTCCCCGCGCCGGAGCGGGTCACCCGGCTGCTCCGGCTCGACGGCGCCTGGCTCTCCGAGCTGGAGGCGCTGCTGCCCGCCATCGAGCACCCGTGGCCGGAGCAGGTGGCGCACCACGTCCTGCTGCTGCTGCACGAGCGGGCCAGGACGGCCGCCCGCAGACCGGGCGCCTCCGGCGCCATGCCGACCGCGCACCGCTCGCTGCTCGCCGTCGCCGCCGCCCACCTGCCACCCGATGCCGCCCCGGTGGTCGCCGCCACCGCGCACCGCTGTACCGACGCGGCCTGGGGCGATGCCTTCCAGCGGCTCGCCCGCGACCTGACCATCCGCTCGACCATGCTCGAGGAGCTGCAATGA
- a CDS encoding ATP-binding protein — protein MTAPTTDTGLLRPHAEQAYAAELAALAAADDRPRPPSWELSPRAVVTYLLGGVLPDGTAIVPKYIGPRRLLEVAVSTLATDRALLLLGVPGTAKTWVSEHLAAAVSGDSTLLVQGTSGTAEEAIRYGWNYARLLAEGPSEAALVPSPVMTAMRTGKIARIEELTRIPSDVQDALITVLSEKTLPVPELGSEVQAAKGFTVIATANDRDRGVNDLSSALRRRFNTVVLPLPAGEDEEVAIVTRRVAELGAALELPPVPAAAEEIRRVVRVFRELRAGVTADGRTKLKSPSGTLSTAEAISVITNGIALSAHFGDGVLRASDIAGAVLGSVIKDPVADSVVWTEYLEAVVRERPEWADFYRACREVSG, from the coding sequence ATGACCGCACCGACGACCGACACCGGCCTGCTCCGCCCGCACGCCGAACAGGCCTACGCGGCCGAGCTGGCCGCGCTGGCCGCGGCCGACGACCGCCCGCGCCCGCCGTCCTGGGAGCTCTCGCCCCGGGCCGTCGTCACCTACCTGCTCGGCGGCGTGCTGCCGGACGGCACCGCGATCGTCCCGAAGTACATCGGCCCCCGCCGCCTGCTCGAGGTCGCGGTCTCGACGCTCGCCACCGACCGCGCGCTGCTCCTGCTCGGCGTGCCGGGCACCGCCAAGACGTGGGTCTCCGAGCATCTCGCCGCCGCCGTCTCCGGCGACTCAACGCTGCTGGTGCAGGGCACCTCGGGCACCGCGGAGGAGGCCATCCGGTACGGCTGGAACTACGCCAGGCTGCTGGCCGAGGGGCCGAGCGAGGCCGCGCTGGTGCCGTCGCCGGTGATGACCGCCATGCGCACCGGGAAGATCGCCAGGATCGAGGAGCTCACCCGCATCCCGTCGGATGTGCAGGACGCGCTGATCACGGTGCTCTCCGAGAAGACGCTTCCGGTGCCCGAGCTGGGCAGCGAGGTGCAGGCGGCCAAGGGCTTCACGGTGATCGCCACCGCCAACGACCGGGATCGCGGCGTCAACGACCTCTCCTCCGCGCTGCGCCGCCGGTTCAACACGGTCGTGCTCCCGCTGCCCGCGGGCGAGGACGAGGAGGTCGCCATCGTGACCAGGCGGGTCGCCGAGCTCGGCGCGGCGCTGGAGCTGCCGCCGGTGCCCGCGGCGGCCGAGGAGATCCGCCGGGTGGTCCGGGTGTTCCGGGAGCTGCGCGCCGGGGTGACCGCGGACGGCCGGACCAAGCTCAAGTCGCCGTCCGGGACGCTCTCCACCGCCGAGGCGATCTCGGTGATCACCAACGGCATCGCGCTCTCCGCGCACTTCGGCGACGGGGTGCTGCGCGCCTCCGACATCGCGGGCGCGGTGCTCGGCTCGGTGATCAAGGATCCGGTGGCGGACTCGGTGGTGTGGACCGAGTACCTGGAGGCCGTGGTGCGGGAGCGGCCGGAGTGGGCCGACTTCTACCGTGCCTGCCGCGAGGTGTCCGGGTGA
- a CDS encoding DUF5682 family protein, whose protein sequence is MSTAVTRVFGIRHHGPGSARSLRAALAEFRPDIILIEGPADADPLVGYVGADGMAPPVALLAYVPGEPARAAFWPFASFSPEWQALRYGAEHGVPVRFCDLPSSHVLAAREHEPAEHRDPLAELAAAAGYDDAERWWDAVVESAADSGAFDAIAEAMRALREPATSQGEPGESAAQHGDAPTLRREAYMRQTMRKALREGAERLAVVCGAWHAPALDGPLGPAAPDTRLLTGLPKVKTASTWVPWTHSRLATASGYGAGITSPGWYHHLFTETEQPVVRWLTRVANVLRAHDLPVSSAHVIEATRLAETLAALRARPLAGLSEVTEAVRAVMCGGEETLVRLIAEELVIGEALGAVPADTPTVPLAADLTATARSLRLKQEPSARSLDLDLRKERELRRSHLLHRLRVLGVEWGVPAQSQVRGTGTFRETWTLCWEPEYALAVIEASRWGTTLRTAAEARILDHVADADITLADLATALDTALLADLGAATDGLIARLDEVAALDHDVTHLLGVLPGLLRTRRYGDVRGTDVSALGRVADGLLVRICAGLPGAVTGLDTEAAENLRDQIDAANAALRTGTDGIEQWQAALRVVADRDDVHGALAGRAVRLLADVGEIDDAESALRLGAALSVGRTAQAKAAWIDGFLGGRGLLLVHDRELLRLVDEWVRGLGDDQFTEVLPLLRRTFGAFEQPERRAIGRAIRGGARAESVRGAIDLERGELALRAALTILAAAPRPADAAEPAGAIP, encoded by the coding sequence GTGAGCACCGCCGTGACCCGGGTGTTCGGCATCCGGCACCACGGGCCCGGCTCCGCGCGCTCGCTGCGCGCGGCGCTGGCCGAGTTCCGGCCGGACATCATCCTGATCGAGGGGCCCGCCGACGCCGATCCGCTGGTCGGCTACGTCGGCGCCGATGGCATGGCGCCGCCGGTGGCGCTGCTCGCCTACGTGCCTGGCGAGCCGGCTCGCGCCGCCTTCTGGCCCTTCGCCTCCTTCTCCCCCGAGTGGCAGGCGCTGCGGTACGGCGCCGAGCACGGCGTCCCGGTCCGCTTCTGCGACCTGCCCTCCAGCCACGTGCTCGCGGCCCGCGAGCACGAACCCGCCGAACACCGCGACCCGCTCGCCGAACTCGCCGCAGCCGCCGGCTACGACGACGCCGAGCGCTGGTGGGACGCGGTCGTCGAGTCCGCCGCCGACTCCGGCGCCTTCGACGCCATCGCCGAAGCCATGCGCGCCCTCCGCGAACCCGCCACGTCGCAAGGAGAACCGGGCGAGAGCGCAGCGCAACACGGCGACGCCCCGACCCTGCGCCGCGAGGCGTACATGCGCCAGACCATGCGCAAGGCCCTGCGCGAAGGCGCCGAACGCCTCGCGGTGGTCTGCGGCGCCTGGCACGCCCCCGCCCTCGACGGCCCGCTCGGCCCGGCCGCCCCGGACACCCGCCTGCTCACCGGCCTGCCGAAGGTCAAGACCGCGAGCACCTGGGTGCCGTGGACACACTCCCGGCTCGCCACCGCCTCCGGCTACGGCGCGGGCATCACCTCGCCCGGTTGGTACCACCACCTCTTCACCGAGACCGAGCAGCCGGTGGTGCGCTGGCTGACCCGGGTGGCGAATGTGCTGCGCGCACACGACCTCCCGGTCTCCAGCGCGCACGTGATCGAGGCGACCCGGCTCGCCGAGACCCTCGCCGCGCTCCGCGCCCGCCCGCTGGCCGGGCTCTCCGAGGTCACCGAGGCGGTGCGCGCGGTGATGTGCGGCGGCGAGGAGACCCTGGTCCGGCTGATCGCCGAGGAGCTGGTCATCGGCGAGGCGCTCGGCGCCGTCCCCGCGGACACCCCGACGGTCCCGCTCGCCGCCGACCTCACCGCCACCGCCCGCTCGCTCCGGCTCAAGCAGGAGCCGAGCGCCCGCAGCCTCGACCTCGACCTGCGCAAGGAGCGCGAACTGCGCCGCTCGCACCTGCTGCACCGGCTCCGCGTGCTCGGCGTCGAGTGGGGCGTGCCCGCGCAGAGCCAGGTCCGCGGCACCGGCACCTTCCGGGAGACCTGGACCCTGTGCTGGGAGCCGGAGTACGCGCTCGCGGTGATCGAGGCCTCGCGCTGGGGCACCACCCTGCGCACGGCCGCCGAGGCCAGGATTTTGGACCACGTCGCCGACGCCGACATCACCCTCGCCGACCTGGCCACCGCGCTCGACACCGCGCTGCTCGCCGACCTCGGCGCCGCCACCGACGGGCTGATCGCCCGGCTCGACGAGGTCGCCGCGCTCGACCACGACGTCACGCACCTGCTCGGCGTGCTGCCCGGGCTGCTGCGCACCCGGCGCTACGGCGACGTCCGCGGCACCGACGTCAGCGCGCTCGGCCGGGTGGCGGACGGCCTGCTGGTCCGGATCTGCGCCGGGCTGCCCGGCGCCGTCACCGGGCTGGACACCGAGGCCGCCGAGAACCTGCGCGACCAGATCGACGCCGCCAACGCCGCGCTGCGCACCGGCACCGACGGCATCGAGCAGTGGCAGGCCGCGCTGCGCGTGGTCGCCGACCGGGACGACGTGCACGGCGCGCTGGCGGGCCGCGCGGTCCGGTTGCTCGCCGATGTCGGCGAGATCGACGACGCCGAGTCCGCCCTGCGGCTCGGCGCCGCGCTCTCGGTGGGGCGCACCGCGCAGGCCAAGGCGGCCTGGATCGACGGCTTCCTCGGCGGGCGCGGGCTGCTGCTCGTGCACGACCGCGAGCTGCTCCGCCTGGTCGACGAGTGGGTCCGCGGCCTCGGCGACGACCAGTTCACCGAGGTACTTCCGCTACTCCGCCGCACCTTCGGCGCCTTCGAGCAGCCCGAGCGGCGCGCCATCGGCCGCGCGATCCGCGGCGGCGCCCGCGCCGAAAGCGTGCGCGGCGCCATCGATCTCGAACGCGGTGAGCTCGCGCTGCGCGCCGCCCTCACCATCCTCGCGGCGGCCCCGCGCCCCGCGGACGCCGCCGAACCCGCAGGAGCCATCCCATGA